In Paenibacillus hexagrammi, the following are encoded in one genomic region:
- a CDS encoding Shedu anti-phage system protein SduA domain-containing protein — MKLFDRDYTVLTSEEKSEYDQVLEREKVRKLGELDVRKSLFREYPKAARHFKSLFPNNYLDIVDLDKREEIESVVDKFLTKLDDGSIKDERDVARYIKDANAYYIIGSIFNYYDFGHHDAFIFPEFQLSATFKVDYLLIGQNSDGYSFIFVELEHPDKLITLADGELGAAFRKGIKQTKDWKVLLQGNYAAFTHELKKYKHPDMQLPDEFYILDTTRFNYVVVAGRREDLNETTRRIRREHLEEQKIRLLHYDNICDTTKALIDQRNY, encoded by the coding sequence ATGAAATTATTTGATAGGGATTATACCGTACTAACGAGTGAAGAAAAGAGCGAATACGATCAAGTTTTAGAGAGAGAAAAAGTCCGTAAGCTTGGTGAGCTCGATGTTAGAAAAAGCTTATTCAGGGAATACCCCAAAGCTGCTAGACACTTTAAAAGCCTATTCCCGAACAACTATTTAGACATCGTCGACTTAGATAAACGGGAGGAAATTGAATCTGTCGTAGATAAGTTCCTTACCAAATTGGACGATGGTTCGATTAAAGATGAACGTGACGTTGCTAGGTACATTAAGGACGCTAATGCCTACTACATAATCGGTTCCATTTTTAATTATTACGACTTTGGACACCACGATGCTTTTATCTTCCCTGAATTCCAACTTAGCGCAACATTTAAAGTGGATTATTTGTTGATAGGGCAAAATTCAGATGGGTACTCTTTTATATTCGTAGAGCTAGAGCATCCAGATAAGCTAATTACACTTGCTGATGGCGAGCTTGGAGCAGCTTTTAGAAAGGGGATTAAACAAACAAAAGATTGGAAAGTATTGTTGCAGGGAAACTACGCGGCATTTACCCATGAATTAAAAAAATACAAGCACCCTGACATGCAATTACCTGACGAGTTCTATATATTAGATACAACTCGGTTTAACTACGTGGTTGTCGCTGGAAGACGGGAAGATTTAAACGAAACAACCCGTAGAATTCGGCGGGAACACCTTGAAGAGCAGAAAATACGACTTCTGCATTATGACAATATATGCGATACTACCAAAGCTTTGATTGATCAACGTAATTACTAA